The Kaustia mangrovi genome has a segment encoding these proteins:
- a CDS encoding ParB/RepB/Spo0J family partition protein, translated as MVQQGRKRLGRGLAALIGEDTVEAPAPEESRPQRGLKQMPIAFLRRNPHNPRKTFQDEDLDDLAQSLREKGMLQPLLVRPVADPANAYEIVAGERRWRAAQKAGLHEVPVIVRELSDAEALEVALVENIQRADLNPVEEAEGYRRLMEEFHYTQHQLAEAVGKSRSHVANTMRLLGLSGKVRDMLAEGTLTAGHARALIASDAADELAERIATLGLSVREAEELARDSRAGEETGQDRQPPARKPEKDPDTLALERSLAETLGLKVLVNHKGQRGGELRISYRTLEQLDDLCQRLSRQG; from the coding sequence ATGGTTCAGCAAGGCAGAAAACGGCTCGGGCGCGGACTGGCCGCGTTGATCGGCGAGGACACGGTCGAGGCGCCGGCACCGGAGGAAAGCCGGCCGCAGCGCGGTCTGAAGCAGATGCCGATCGCCTTTCTGCGGCGCAATCCCCACAATCCGCGAAAGACCTTCCAGGACGAGGATCTCGACGATCTTGCCCAGTCCCTGCGGGAAAAGGGCATGCTTCAGCCGCTCCTCGTGCGGCCCGTGGCCGATCCGGCCAACGCCTATGAGATTGTGGCGGGCGAGCGCCGCTGGCGGGCGGCCCAGAAGGCCGGTCTCCATGAAGTTCCGGTCATCGTGCGCGAGCTCTCCGATGCCGAGGCGCTCGAGGTCGCGCTTGTGGAGAACATCCAGCGCGCCGATCTCAATCCGGTCGAGGAGGCGGAGGGCTATCGCCGCCTCATGGAGGAATTCCACTATACGCAGCACCAGCTTGCCGAAGCCGTCGGGAAGAGCCGGAGCCATGTCGCGAACACGATGCGCCTGCTCGGCCTGTCCGGAAAGGTGCGCGACATGCTGGCCGAGGGCACGCTGACCGCCGGCCACGCCCGTGCGCTCATCGCGTCCGATGCCGCCGACGAGCTCGCCGAGCGTATCGCGACCCTGGGCCTGAGCGTGCGCGAGGCGGAAGAACTGGCCCGCGACTCAAGGGCGGGAGAAGAGACGGGTCAGGACAGGCAGCCGCCCGCGCGCAAGCCGGAAAAGGATCCCGACACGCTGGCGCTCGAGCGCAGCCTGGCGGAGACGCTGGGCCTCAAGGTTCTCGTCAACCACAAGGGCCAGCGCGGCGGGGAGCTTCGCATCTCCTATCGCACGCTGGAGCAGCTCGACGATCTCTGCCAGCGGCTCAGCCGGCAGGGCTGA